A single region of the Sciurus carolinensis chromosome 14, mSciCar1.2, whole genome shotgun sequence genome encodes:
- the Pigo gene encoding GPI ethanolamine phosphate transferase 3 isoform X4 — MQKVSVLLFLAWVCFLFYAGIALFTSGFLLTRLELTNHSSCQEPPGPGFLPWGNQGKPGACWMASRFSRVVLVLIDALRFDFAQPQHSHVPGEPPVSLPFLGKLGSLQRILEIQPHHARLYRSQVDPPTTTMQRLKALTTGSLPTFIDAGNNFASHAIMEDNLIKQLTNAGRRVVFMGDDTWKDLFPGAFSKAFFFSSFNVRDLHTVDNGILEHLYPTMDSGEWDVLIAHFLGVDHCGHKHGPHHPEMAKKLSQMDQVIQELVERLENDTLLVVAGDHGMTVNGDHGGESELEVSAALFLYSPTALFPSAPPEEPEVIPQVSLVPTLALLLGLPIPFGNIGEVIAELFSGGKDSQPHFSALVQASALHLNAQQVSRFLHTYSAATQDLQVKELHQLQNLFSKASADYQWLLQNPQGTEAALKTVIAELQQFLRGARAICIESWARFSLSFLLLHLLAAGITITTPGPFTVPWQAVSAWALMAAQTFYSTGHQPVFPAIHWHAAFVGFPEGHGSSTWLPALLVGANTFASHLLFSVGCPLLLLWPFLCESQGPRKRRQPPGSEAEARVRPEEELEEPLMEMRLRDAPHHFNAALLQLGLKYLFVLGVQILACTLAASILRRHLMVWKVFAPKFIFEAIGFIVSSVGLLLGIALVMRVDGAVSSWFRKLVLAQQR; from the exons ATGCAGAAGGTCTCCGTGTTACTCTTCCTGGCCTGGGTCTGCTTCCTCTTCTACGCTGGCATTGCCCTCTTCACCAGTGGCTTCCTTCTCACCCGTTTGGAACTCACTAACCATAGCAGCTGCCAAGAGCCCCCAGGTCCTGGGTTCCTGCCATGGGGAAACCAAGGAAAGCCTGGGGCCTGCTGGATGGCTTCTAGGTTCTCCCGGGTTGTGTTGGTGCTAATAGATGCTCTGCGATTTGACTTTGCCCAGCCCCAGCACTCACATGTGCCTGGAGAACCTCCTGTCTCCCTGCCCTTCCTGGGCAAACTAGGCTCCTTGCAAAGGATCCTGGAGATTCAGCCCCACCATGCCCGACTCTACCGATCTCAGGTTgatccccccaccaccaccatgcaGCGCCTCAAGGCCCTCACCACTGGCTCATTGCCTACTTTTATTGATGCTGGCAATAACTTTGCCAGCCATGCCATAATGGAAGACAATCTCATTAAACAACTTACTAATGCAG GGAGGCGTGTAGTCTTCATGGGAGATGATACCTGGAAAGACCTTTTCCCTGGAGCTTTTTCCAaagctttcttcttctcttccttcaatgTCAGAGACCTACACACAGTGGACAATGGCATCCTGGAACACCTGTATCCCACCA TGGACAGTGGTGAATGGGACGTGCTGATTGCTCACTTCCTGGGTGTGGATCATTGTGGCCACAAGCATGGCCCTCACCACCCTGAAATGGCCAAGAAACTTAGCCAGATGGACCAGGTGATCCA GGAACTTGTGGAGCGTCTGGAGAATGACACACTGCTGGTGGTGGCTGGGGACCACGGGATGACCGTGAATGGAGACCATGGAGGGGAGAGTGAGCTGGAGGTCTCGGCTGCACTCTTTCTGTACAGTCCCACAGCACTCTTTCCCAGTGCCCCACCAGAG GAGCCAGAAGTGATTCCTCAAGTCAGCCTCGTGCCCACACTGGCCCTGCTGCTAGGCCTGCCTATCCCATTTGGAAACATTGGGGAGGTGATAGCTGAGCTCTTCTCAGGGGGCAAAGACTCCCAGCCCCACTTCTCTGCTCTAGTCCAAGCCTCAGCTCTCCATCTCAATGCCCAGCAG GTATCCCGATTTCTTCATACCTACTCAGCTGCTACTCAGGACCTCCAAGTTAAGGAGCTTCATCAGCTACAGAATCTCTTCTCCAAAGCCTCTGCTGACTACCAGTGGCTTCTTCAGAACCCTCAAGGGACTGAGGCTGCACTGAAGACTGTGATTGCTGAGCTGCAGCAGTTCCTGCGGGGAGCTCGGGCTATATGCATCGAGTCTTGGGCCCGTTTCTCTCTG AGCTTCCTTCTCCTGCATCTGCTTGCTGCTGGGATAACCATCACTACCCCTG GTCCTTTTACTGTGCCGTGGCAGGCAGTGTCTGCATGGGCCCTCATGGCCGCACAGACCTTCTACTCCACAGGCCACCAACCTGTCTTTCCAGCCATCCACTGGCATGCAGCTTTCGTGGGATTCCCAGAAGGTCATGGCTCCTCTACTTGGCTGCCTGCTTTGCTAGTAGGAGCCAACACCTTTGCCTCCCACCTCCTCTTTTCAG TAGGTTGCCCACTACTCCTGTTGTGGCCTTTCCTATGTGAAAGTCAAGGGCCAAGGAAGAGGCGGCAACCCCCAGGGAGTGAAGCCGAGGCCAGAGTCAGGCCTGAGGAGGAGTTGGAGGAGCCACTGATGGAGATGAGGCTCCGGGATGCGCCTCACCACTTTAATGCAGCACTACTGCAGCTGGGCCTTAAGTATCTCTTTGTCCTTGGTGTTCAG ATTCTGGCTTGTACCTTGGCTGCCTCCATCCTCCGCAGGCATCTAATGGTCTGGAAGGTGTTTGCCCCCAA GTTCATTTTTGAGGCCATAGGCTTCATTGTGAGCAGCGTGGGACTTCTCCTGGGCATAGCGTTGGTGATGCGAGTGGATGGTGCTGTGAGCTCCTGGTTCAGAAAACTAGTTTTGGCCCAGCAGAGGTAG